From Ursus arctos isolate Adak ecotype North America unplaced genomic scaffold, UrsArc2.0 scaffold_11, whole genome shotgun sequence, the proteins below share one genomic window:
- the TRAM1L1 gene encoding translocating chain-associated membrane protein 1-like 1, with translation MAFRKKSTKNPPVLSHEFILQNHADLVACVGMFFVLGLMFEGTAEASIVFITLQHSVTFPAAEERATESKFLYYYGIKDLATVFFYMLVAIIIHATIQEYVLDKINRRMQFPKAKQSKFNESGQFSVFYLVSCIWGTFILISENCLSDPTLLWRAHPHNMMTFQMKFFYISQLAYWFHAFPELYFQRTKKQDIPRQLVYIGLHLFHIAGAYLLYLNHLGLVLLMMHYFVELLSHICDLFYFSDEKYQKEFSLWAIVFILGRLVTLIVSVVTVGFHLAGGQNRNSDAVTGNVNVLAAKIAVLSSSCTIQAYITWNLFNVQLQRWMEEDTTLQAPSVKKKRTKGRSSKKGTENGVATSNRVDSPHKRKEKSS, from the coding sequence ATGGCGTTCCGTAAGAAGAGCACCAAGAACCCCCCAGTCCTGAGCCACGAATTCATCCTGCAGAATCATGCGGACCTCGTCGCCTGTGTGGGGATGTTCTTCGTGCTGGGGCTTATGTTCGAGGGAACAGCAGAAGCATCTATCGTTTTTATTACTCTTCAGCACAGTGTTACCTTTCCTGCAGCAGAAGAACGAGCCACAGAATCAAAGTTCCTTTACTATTATGGCATCAAAGATTTGGCCACGGTTTTCTTCTACATGCTAGTGGCAATCATCATTCACGCCACGATTCAGGAGTATGTGTTGGATAAAATTAACAGGCGAATGCAGTTCCCCAAAGCGAAACAAAGCAAATTTAATGAATCTGGCCAGTTTAGTGTATTCTACCTTGTTTCTTGTATTTGGGgcacattcattttaatttctgaaaactgTTTGTCAGACCCAACTCTCCTATGGAGGGCTCATCCCCATAATATGATGACATTTCAAATGAAGTTTTTCTACATATCACAGTTGGCTTACTGGTTTCATGCCTTTCCTGAACTCTATTTCCAGAGAACCAAAAAGCAAGATATCCCCCGTCAACTTGTCTACATTGGTCTCCACCTCTTTCACATTGCTGGAGCTTACCTCTTGTACTTGAATCATCTGGGACTTGTTCTTTTGATGATGCACTACTTTGTTGAATTACTTTCCCACATTTGTGACCTGTTTTATTTTAGTGATGAAAAGTATCAGAAAGAGTTTTCTCTGTGGGCAATCGTGTTTATTTTGGGTCGACTTGTGACTTTAATTGTTTCTGTAGTGACTGTTGGCTTTCACCTGGCCGGGGGGCAGAATCGGAATTCGGATGCCGTTACTGGAAATGTAAACGTGTTGGCCGCTAAAATTGCTGTTCTGTCATCCAGTTGCACCATCCAAGCATACATAACATGGAATTTATTTAATGTTCAGCTTCAGAGGTGGATGGAAGAAGACACTACTCTTCAGGCCCCAAGTGTGAAGAAGAAACGGACTAAAGGGAGGTCTtctaaaaaaggaacagaaaatggtGTGGCGACTTCGAATAGAGTAGACTCTCcccataaaaggaaagagaaatcttcATAA